A genome region from Thermodesulfovibrionales bacterium includes the following:
- the gltX gene encoding glutamate--tRNA ligase, translating to MVRVRFAPSPTGHLHIGGARTALFNWLYARHEGGTFILRIEDTDRSRSTDEYIEAIIEGMKWLGLDWDEGPFRQTDRFDIYRSYVERLVGEGKAYNCYCTPEELEERRQAALAEGRSPKYDGRCRDLKEPVPGRTPATRFRMPQEGETIVNDLIKGTVVFENSQLDDLIIMRSDGTPTYNFVVVVDDVDMKITHVIRGDDHLNNTPKQLHIYKALGYDVPHFAHLPMILGADKARLSKRHGATSVMAYREMGYLPEALVNYLVRLGWSYGDQEVFTREELIQYFSFENLGKSSAVFNPEKLIWLNSQYMMNSSSEKLAELVLPFLSGGRIIPENMLIDREWLGKAVATLKERAKTLIELAEMLRYYLAEEVEYQEKARVKFLNAKSLPLLTELKEGLNVLPVFSVAEIEKVFRSIIERHNIKLGNLAQPVRVAVTGGTESPGIFEVIEIIGKEKTLRRIEKAIQTIGTD from the coding sequence ATGGTTCGAGTTCGTTTTGCCCCGAGCCCTACGGGCCATCTCCATATCGGAGGGGCGAGGACGGCCCTCTTCAATTGGCTCTATGCGCGACATGAGGGGGGCACCTTCATTCTGAGGATCGAAGACACCGACAGGAGCCGTTCCACTGACGAGTATATCGAGGCGATCATAGAGGGCATGAAATGGCTCGGCCTCGACTGGGACGAGGGGCCCTTCAGGCAGACCGACCGCTTCGATATTTACCGGAGCTATGTGGAGAGACTCGTCGGGGAAGGCAAAGCATACAATTGTTACTGCACGCCCGAAGAGCTCGAAGAGAGGAGGCAGGCCGCGTTGGCAGAAGGCAGGTCGCCAAAGTACGATGGACGCTGCCGTGACCTGAAGGAGCCGGTCCCGGGCCGCACCCCTGCGACGAGGTTCAGGATGCCTCAGGAGGGCGAGACTATTGTGAACGACCTCATCAAGGGTACGGTAGTCTTCGAGAACAGCCAGCTTGACGACCTGATCATCATGAGGTCCGACGGCACGCCGACATATAATTTCGTGGTCGTCGTCGATGATGTGGATATGAAGATCACCCATGTCATACGGGGCGACGACCATCTGAACAACACGCCGAAACAGCTCCATATCTATAAGGCCCTGGGGTACGATGTCCCTCATTTCGCGCACCTTCCGATGATACTCGGCGCGGACAAGGCGCGGCTCAGCAAGCGACACGGCGCGACTTCGGTCATGGCATACCGGGAGATGGGGTATCTCCCCGAGGCCCTCGTGAATTACCTGGTCCGCCTCGGGTGGTCCTACGGAGACCAGGAGGTATTCACGAGAGAGGAACTGATACAATATTTTTCCTTCGAGAATCTCGGAAAATCTTCTGCCGTATTTAACCCCGAGAAACTGATATGGCTCAACAGTCAGTATATGATGAACTCCTCGTCGGAGAAACTCGCCGAACTCGTCCTTCCCTTTCTCTCCGGGGGAAGGATCATCCCCGAGAATATGCTGATCGACAGGGAGTGGCTCGGGAAGGCCGTCGCGACCCTGAAGGAGCGGGCAAAGACCCTCATCGAGCTTGCCGAGATGCTCCGTTACTACCTGGCCGAAGAAGTCGAATATCAGGAGAAGGCGAGGGTGAAGTTCCTCAACGCCAAGAGCCTCCCCCTCCTCACGGAGTTGAAGGAAGGGCTGAATGTGCTCCCGGTCTTTTCCGTGGCGGAGATCGAGAAGGTCTTCAGGTCAATCATCGAAAGGCACAACATTAAGCTCGGCAACCTCGCCCAGCCTGTGCGCGTCGCTGTTACGGGCGGCACGGAAAGCCCGGGGATCTTCGAAGTGATCGAGATTATCGGAAAAGAGAAGACCCTGAGAAGGATCGAGAAGGCGATACAGACGATAGGAACCGATTAG
- a CDS encoding glutamine--tRNA ligase/YqeY domain fusion protein, which yields MAIDSSARSSDFIREIIAGDMETNKWGGRVHTRFPPEPNGYLHIGHAKSICLNFGIAEEFGGLCNLRFDDTNPTKEEVEYVESIKEDVRWLGFDWDGREYYASDYFEQICRHAVQLIKGGKAYVCDLSADEIREYRGTLTSPGRESPYRNRSGEENLDLFERMKRGEFPDGTRTLRAKIDMTSGNMNMRDPVMYRILHAEHHRTGSAWCIYPMYDWTHGLCDSIEGVTHSVCTLEFEDHRPLYDWFLDELKVYHPQQIEFARLNLSHTVLSKRKLIQLVQEGHVAGWDDPRMPTIAGIRRRGYTPEAIRNFCDRIGVAKRDSVVDMALLEYCVREDLNKRAPRVMAVLRPLKVVIDNYPEDLVEEMEAVNNPEDPGMGTRKVLFSRVLYIEQDDFREDPPKGFFRLAPGREVRLRYAYFITCTRVVKDEKTGEVIELHCTYDPKTRGGDSPDGRKVKATLHWVSAAHAIEAEVRLYDTLFTVVDPAEEREGYDFKSYLNPNSLEVVKSCRVEPGLASAPAGSRYQFERQGYFIIDPVDSSGGRLVFNRTVTLKDTWAKIEKSQK from the coding sequence GTGGCGATAGACAGTTCAGCGCGGTCGTCTGATTTCATCCGGGAGATCATCGCCGGAGACATGGAGACGAACAAATGGGGCGGCCGCGTTCATACGCGCTTTCCGCCCGAACCGAACGGGTATCTCCACATCGGGCACGCGAAATCGATCTGCCTCAATTTCGGCATAGCGGAAGAGTTTGGGGGCCTCTGTAACCTCAGATTCGATGACACGAATCCGACGAAAGAGGAAGTGGAATACGTCGAGTCGATAAAGGAAGATGTCCGGTGGCTCGGATTCGATTGGGACGGACGGGAGTATTACGCGTCGGACTATTTTGAGCAGATCTGCCGGCATGCCGTACAGTTAATCAAAGGCGGCAAGGCCTACGTTTGTGACCTCAGCGCGGACGAGATCAGGGAATATCGGGGAACGCTGACCTCTCCCGGTAGGGAGAGTCCATACCGGAATCGCTCGGGTGAAGAGAATCTTGATCTCTTCGAGCGAATGAAGAGGGGTGAATTCCCCGACGGTACGCGAACGCTGAGGGCAAAGATCGACATGACCTCGGGGAACATGAATATGCGGGACCCGGTGATGTATCGCATCCTGCACGCGGAACATCACCGTACCGGAAGCGCCTGGTGCATCTATCCCATGTATGACTGGACTCACGGCCTCTGCGACTCGATAGAGGGGGTCACCCATTCGGTCTGCACGCTCGAATTCGAAGACCATCGCCCTCTCTATGACTGGTTCCTCGACGAGCTGAAGGTCTATCACCCGCAGCAGATCGAGTTTGCCCGGCTCAATCTCAGCCATACGGTGCTGAGCAAACGGAAGCTCATTCAGCTCGTGCAGGAGGGGCATGTCGCTGGATGGGACGATCCTCGTATGCCGACGATAGCGGGCATCCGGAGGCGGGGCTACACGCCCGAGGCGATCCGCAACTTCTGCGATCGCATCGGCGTCGCGAAGAGGGACAGCGTGGTCGATATGGCCCTCCTCGAATACTGCGTCCGCGAAGACTTAAACAAGCGGGCTCCCCGTGTCATGGCTGTGCTGCGGCCCCTGAAGGTCGTCATCGACAATTATCCCGAGGACCTCGTCGAAGAGATGGAGGCGGTGAACAATCCCGAAGATCCCGGCATGGGGACGCGGAAGGTCCTCTTTTCCCGTGTGCTCTATATCGAGCAGGATGACTTCCGTGAAGACCCGCCGAAGGGGTTCTTCCGCCTCGCGCCGGGGCGTGAAGTGCGGCTCCGGTATGCCTATTTCATCACCTGTACCCGGGTGGTCAAGGATGAAAAGACCGGAGAGGTGATCGAACTGCACTGCACGTACGACCCGAAAACGCGGGGGGGCGACTCTCCTGACGGACGGAAGGTGAAGGCGACCCTCCATTGGGTCTCTGCGGCTCACGCGATTGAGGCTGAAGTCCGCCTGTACGATACCCTTTTCACTGTGGTGGATCCTGCCGAGGAAAGGGAGGGATATGATTTCAAGTCGTATCTGAATCCGAATTCGCTCGAAGTCGTGAAATCATGCCGTGTCGAACCCGGGTTGGCCTCGGCCCCGGCGGGAAGCCGATACCAGTTCGAGAGACAGGGCTATTTCATCATCGATCCCGTCGATT
- the tilS gene encoding tRNA lysidine(34) synthetase TilS — protein MEQRHRTFLDKVKETIRKHCMLSGGESILVGLSGGPDSVCLLTALHEINEEYGLKLYALYIDHGLRPSETPDEILFCKNLCQRLSVPFRTESIDVLSYAREHGLSKQEAARDLRYKTFDEVASAVGAGRVALGHTADDQLETFLMRVFRGSGTKGLSGIPPVRKRIIRPLIETERNDIEEFLEEQGIGFIVDSSNLTEDYLRNRIRLSIIPEIKKINRHVIPTVARTMEILREEEAYLEIIVTKTLMRLISRKTDFRIELFLTPMETIEKVVLRRLLRRAIEETRELRGMEFVHIEAIIDLIKRGLHGDRLYLPKGLRVIKNYSTLVITSEPPRQLGTVALPIPGEVVLHETGAVLRAAILEGCEDFGDGRTTALFDADKTGAVLTVRPRERGDFFYPLGFGKKKKLQDFFVDEKVPRDERDSVPVVVSGREIVWIAGHRGDERFRVTGETKRFLRMEFKAGLP, from the coding sequence ATGGAACAGAGACACCGTACATTCCTCGATAAGGTCAAGGAAACGATTAGGAAACACTGTATGCTCTCGGGAGGAGAGAGCATCCTTGTCGGCCTCTCGGGTGGGCCAGATTCCGTCTGTCTTCTCACCGCGCTGCACGAGATCAACGAAGAATACGGTCTGAAACTCTATGCGCTTTATATAGACCACGGATTACGACCTTCGGAAACACCCGATGAGATATTGTTCTGCAAGAACCTCTGTCAGCGGCTGTCCGTTCCCTTTCGGACAGAATCGATTGACGTGCTGAGCTATGCGAGAGAGCATGGACTGAGCAAGCAGGAGGCCGCACGTGACCTGAGATACAAAACGTTTGATGAGGTCGCCTCTGCAGTAGGGGCCGGCAGGGTAGCCCTGGGCCATACGGCAGATGATCAGCTCGAAACCTTTCTCATGAGGGTCTTCCGTGGCTCGGGTACCAAGGGTCTTTCGGGGATACCACCGGTGAGGAAAAGGATCATCAGGCCGCTCATAGAGACAGAGCGGAACGATATAGAGGAGTTCCTCGAAGAACAGGGAATCGGTTTCATCGTCGACTCATCGAATCTCACGGAAGACTACCTGAGGAACAGAATCAGGCTATCGATCATCCCTGAGATAAAAAAGATAAACCGGCACGTAATCCCGACCGTAGCGAGGACGATGGAGATCCTTCGGGAGGAAGAGGCGTACCTCGAGATCATCGTCACGAAGACCCTGATGAGGCTGATATCGAGGAAGACGGACTTCCGCATCGAACTCTTCCTCACCCCGATGGAGACGATAGAAAAGGTCGTCCTCAGGAGGCTCTTGAGAAGGGCGATCGAAGAGACGAGGGAGCTCCGGGGAATGGAGTTCGTGCATATCGAAGCTATCATCGATTTGATAAAGCGGGGGCTGCATGGCGACAGGCTCTATCTCCCGAAGGGGCTGAGGGTCATAAAGAATTACTCGACTCTCGTGATAACGTCGGAACCCCCTCGGCAGTTGGGAACCGTTGCGCTTCCGATACCGGGCGAGGTTGTCTTGCATGAGACCGGGGCGGTGCTTCGGGCGGCAATCCTGGAGGGTTGCGAAGATTTCGGAGACGGAAGGACAACCGCCCTGTTCGATGCGGACAAGACCGGAGCGGTTCTCACCGTCCGGCCACGGGAGAGAGGCGATTTCTTCTACCCCCTCGGATTCGGAAAGAAGAAGAAACTCCAGGACTTCTTTGTGGATGAGAAGGTACCGAGGGACGAGAGGGATTCTGTGCCGGTCGTCGTATCAGGAAGAGAGATCGTCTGGATAGCGGGCCACAGGGGAGACGAACGGTTCAGGGTGACCGGTGAAACGAAGAGGTTCCTGAGGATGGAATTTAAGGCCGGTTTGCCATAA